The following are encoded in a window of Cottoperca gobio chromosome 20, fCotGob3.1, whole genome shotgun sequence genomic DNA:
- the puf60b gene encoding poly(U)-binding-splicing factor PUF60 isoform X10: MAVTETAGGEALTMENGQGTGSKLGLPPLTPEQQEALQRAKKYAMEQSIKSVLVKQTIAHQQQQLTNLQMAAVTMGFGDPLSPLQSVAAQRQRALAIMCRVYVGSIYYELGEDTIRQAFAPFGPIKSIDMSWDSVTMKHKGFAFVEYDVPEAAQLALEQMNSVMLGGRNIKVGRPSNIGQAQPIIDQLAEEARAFNRIYVASVHPDLSDDDIKSVFEAFGRIKSCTLARDPTTGRHRGFGFIEYEKPQSALDAVSSMNLFDLGGQYLRVGKAVTPPMPLLTPTTPGGLPPAAAVAAAAATAKITAQEAVAGASVLGALAAPQLLSQQMGIPQAVMAAQAPGVITGVTPVRPPIPVLPQVGLVNPVLASPPVLSNQAGGSNQQERKEEKEEMLQDGTGQEMLSDQEHMSISGSSARHMVMQKLLRKSESTVMVLRNMVGPEDIDDDLEGEVTEECGKFGAVNRVIIYQEKQGEEEDADIIVKIFVEFSMASEMNKAIQALNDRWFGGRKVVAEVYDQDRFNSSDLSA; the protein is encoded by the exons ATGGCGGTAACGGAGACTGCG GGAGGTGAAGCTCTGACGATGGAGAATGGACAGGGCACAGGCTCCAAGCTTGGCCTGCCGCCTCTCACCCCAGAGCAGCAGGAGGCGCTTCAGAGG GCAAAGAAGTATGCCATGGAACAAAGCATTAAGAGTGTGTTGGTGAAGCAGACCATCGCCcatcagcagcaacagctcACCAACCTGCAG ATGGCAGCAGTGACGATGGGCTTTGGAGATCCTCTCTCACCTTTACAATCG GTGGCAGCTCAGCGGCAACGTGCCCTAGCCATCATGTGTCGAGTGTATGTGGGCTCGATATACTATGAACTTGGTGAGGACACCATCAGACAGGCCTTTGCTCCCTTTGGCCCAATCAAGAGCATTGACATGTCTTGGGATTCTGTTACAATGAAACACAAG GGGTTTGCCTTTGTGGAGTATGATGTGCCAGAGGCTGCTCAGCTGGCTCTGGAGCAGATGAACTCAGTCATGCTGGGGGGTCGAAACATTAAG GTTGGGCGGCCAAGTAACATCGGTCAGGCGCAACCCATCATTGACCAGCTGGCAGAGGAGGCGCGCGCCTTTAATCGGATCTACGTGGCGTCCGTCCACCCTGACCTGTCAGACGATGACATCAAGAGTGTGTTTGAAGCCTTCGGAAGGATCAAGTCTTGCACGTTAGCCAGAGACCCCACCACAGGGCGACACAGAGGCTTTGGCTTCATTG AATATGAAAAGCCTCAGTCAGCCCTCGACGCTGTATCTTCTATGAACCTCTTTGACCTGGGGGGTCAGTACCTACGGGTGGGCAAAGCAGTGACTCCGCCCATGCCCCTACTGACCCCCACGACCCCTGGTGGTCTGCCGCCTGCTGCAGCTGTGGCCGCAGCGGCAGCCACTGCTAAGATAACGGCCCAG GAGGCTGTAGCCGGTGCATCAGTCCTGGGGGCGTTAGCCGCGCCCCAACTTCTCAGTCAGCAAATGGGAATACCTCAGGCTGTTATGGCTGCTCAGGCACCAGGGGTCATCACAG GTGTGACTCCAGTGCGTCCTCCCATACCAGTGCTTCCCCAGGTTGGTCTTGTGAACCCGGTGCTTGCATCACCGCCAGTTCTGTCTAATCAAGCTGGTGGTTCCAACCagcaagagaggaaagaagagaaagaggagatgcTGCAGGATGGTACGGGGCAGGAGATGCTGAGTGACCAAGAACACATGAGCATCTCTGGCAGCAGTGCCAGACATATGGTGATGCAGAAACTGCTTAGAAAATCCGAG TCCACGGTGATGGTGCTTCGGAATATGGTCGGACCTGAGGACATTGACGACGACCTGGAGGGTGAGGTCACAGAAGAGTGTGGGAAGTTTGGCGCCGTCAACAGAGTCATCATATACCAGGAAAagcaaggagaagaagaggatgcAGATATCATTGTCAAAATCTTTGTAGAGTTTTCCATGGCCTCAGAGATGAACAAAGCCATCCAGGCCCTCAATGACCGCTGGTTCGGAGGTCGCAAAGTTGTTGCAGAAGTGTATGACCAAGACCGTTTCAACAGCAGTGACCTCTCTGCATAA
- the puf60b gene encoding poly(U)-binding-splicing factor PUF60 isoform X8, with protein MAVTETAGGEALTMENGQGTGSKLGLPPLTPEQQEALQRAKKYAMEQSIKSVLVKQTIAHQQQQLTNLQMAAVTMGFGDPLSPLQSCLSCVDFPGWQVAAQRQRALAIMCRVYVGSIYYELGEDTIRQAFAPFGPIKSIDMSWDSVTMKHKGFAFVEYDVPEAAQLALEQMNSVMLGGRNIKVGRPSNIGQAQPIIDQLAEEARAFNRIYVASVHPDLSDDDIKSVFEAFGRIKSCTLARDPTTGRHRGFGFIEYEKPQSALDAVSSMNLFDLGGQYLRVGKAVTPPMPLLTPTTPGGLPPAAAVAAAAATAKITAQEAVAGASVLGALAAPQLLSQQMGIPQAVMAAQAPGVITGVTPVRPPIPVLPQVGLVNPVLASPPVLSNQAGGSNQQERKEEKEEMLQDGTGQEMLSDQEHMSISGSSARHMVMQKLLRKSESTVMVLRNMVGPEDIDDDLEGEVTEECGKFGAVNRVIIYQEKQGEEEDADIIVKIFVEFSMASEMNKAIQALNDRWFGGRKVVAEVYDQDRFNSSDLSA; from the exons ATGGCGGTAACGGAGACTGCG GGAGGTGAAGCTCTGACGATGGAGAATGGACAGGGCACAGGCTCCAAGCTTGGCCTGCCGCCTCTCACCCCAGAGCAGCAGGAGGCGCTTCAGAGG GCAAAGAAGTATGCCATGGAACAAAGCATTAAGAGTGTGTTGGTGAAGCAGACCATCGCCcatcagcagcaacagctcACCAACCTGCAG ATGGCAGCAGTGACGATGGGCTTTGGAGATCCTCTCTCACCTTTACAATCG TGTTTGTCGTGTGTTGATTTCCCCGGTTGGCAGGTGGCAGCTCAGCGGCAACGTGCCCTAGCCATCATGTGTCGAGTGTATGTGGGCTCGATATACTATGAACTTGGTGAGGACACCATCAGACAGGCCTTTGCTCCCTTTGGCCCAATCAAGAGCATTGACATGTCTTGGGATTCTGTTACAATGAAACACAAG GGGTTTGCCTTTGTGGAGTATGATGTGCCAGAGGCTGCTCAGCTGGCTCTGGAGCAGATGAACTCAGTCATGCTGGGGGGTCGAAACATTAAG GTTGGGCGGCCAAGTAACATCGGTCAGGCGCAACCCATCATTGACCAGCTGGCAGAGGAGGCGCGCGCCTTTAATCGGATCTACGTGGCGTCCGTCCACCCTGACCTGTCAGACGATGACATCAAGAGTGTGTTTGAAGCCTTCGGAAGGATCAAGTCTTGCACGTTAGCCAGAGACCCCACCACAGGGCGACACAGAGGCTTTGGCTTCATTG AATATGAAAAGCCTCAGTCAGCCCTCGACGCTGTATCTTCTATGAACCTCTTTGACCTGGGGGGTCAGTACCTACGGGTGGGCAAAGCAGTGACTCCGCCCATGCCCCTACTGACCCCCACGACCCCTGGTGGTCTGCCGCCTGCTGCAGCTGTGGCCGCAGCGGCAGCCACTGCTAAGATAACGGCCCAG GAGGCTGTAGCCGGTGCATCAGTCCTGGGGGCGTTAGCCGCGCCCCAACTTCTCAGTCAGCAAATGGGAATACCTCAGGCTGTTATGGCTGCTCAGGCACCAGGGGTCATCACAG GTGTGACTCCAGTGCGTCCTCCCATACCAGTGCTTCCCCAGGTTGGTCTTGTGAACCCGGTGCTTGCATCACCGCCAGTTCTGTCTAATCAAGCTGGTGGTTCCAACCagcaagagaggaaagaagagaaagaggagatgcTGCAGGATGGTACGGGGCAGGAGATGCTGAGTGACCAAGAACACATGAGCATCTCTGGCAGCAGTGCCAGACATATGGTGATGCAGAAACTGCTTAGAAAATCCGAG TCCACGGTGATGGTGCTTCGGAATATGGTCGGACCTGAGGACATTGACGACGACCTGGAGGGTGAGGTCACAGAAGAGTGTGGGAAGTTTGGCGCCGTCAACAGAGTCATCATATACCAGGAAAagcaaggagaagaagaggatgcAGATATCATTGTCAAAATCTTTGTAGAGTTTTCCATGGCCTCAGAGATGAACAAAGCCATCCAGGCCCTCAATGACCGCTGGTTCGGAGGTCGCAAAGTTGTTGCAGAAGTGTATGACCAAGACCGTTTCAACAGCAGTGACCTCTCTGCATAA
- the puf60b gene encoding poly(U)-binding-splicing factor PUF60 isoform X4 gives MAVTETAGGEALTMENGQGTGSKLGLPPLTPEQQEALQRAKKYAMEQSIKSVLVKQTIAHQQQQLTNLQMAAVTMGFGDPLSPLQSVAAQRQRALAIMCRVYVGSIYYELGEDTIRQAFAPFGPIKSIDMSWDSVTMKHKGFAFVEYDVPEAAQLALEQMNSVMLGGRNIKVGRPSNIGQAQPIIDQLAEEARAFNRIYVASVHPDLSDDDIKSVFEAFGRIKSCTLARDPTTGRHRGFGFIEYEKPQSALDAVSSMNLFDLGGQYLRVGKAVTPPMPLLTPTTPGGLPPAAAVAAAAATAKITAQASMNPFQRDLMAFQEAVAGASVLGALAAPQLLSQQMGIPQAVMAAQAPGVITGVYQDTSVTPVRPPIPVLPQVGLVNPVLASPPVLSNQAGGSNQQERKEEKEEMLQDGTGQEMLSDQEHMSISGSSARHMVMQKLLRKSESTVMVLRNMVGPEDIDDDLEGEVTEECGKFGAVNRVIIYQEKQGEEEDADIIVKIFVEFSMASEMNKAIQALNDRWFGGRKVVAEVYDQDRFNSSDLSA, from the exons ATGGCGGTAACGGAGACTGCG GGAGGTGAAGCTCTGACGATGGAGAATGGACAGGGCACAGGCTCCAAGCTTGGCCTGCCGCCTCTCACCCCAGAGCAGCAGGAGGCGCTTCAGAGG GCAAAGAAGTATGCCATGGAACAAAGCATTAAGAGTGTGTTGGTGAAGCAGACCATCGCCcatcagcagcaacagctcACCAACCTGCAG ATGGCAGCAGTGACGATGGGCTTTGGAGATCCTCTCTCACCTTTACAATCG GTGGCAGCTCAGCGGCAACGTGCCCTAGCCATCATGTGTCGAGTGTATGTGGGCTCGATATACTATGAACTTGGTGAGGACACCATCAGACAGGCCTTTGCTCCCTTTGGCCCAATCAAGAGCATTGACATGTCTTGGGATTCTGTTACAATGAAACACAAG GGGTTTGCCTTTGTGGAGTATGATGTGCCAGAGGCTGCTCAGCTGGCTCTGGAGCAGATGAACTCAGTCATGCTGGGGGGTCGAAACATTAAG GTTGGGCGGCCAAGTAACATCGGTCAGGCGCAACCCATCATTGACCAGCTGGCAGAGGAGGCGCGCGCCTTTAATCGGATCTACGTGGCGTCCGTCCACCCTGACCTGTCAGACGATGACATCAAGAGTGTGTTTGAAGCCTTCGGAAGGATCAAGTCTTGCACGTTAGCCAGAGACCCCACCACAGGGCGACACAGAGGCTTTGGCTTCATTG AATATGAAAAGCCTCAGTCAGCCCTCGACGCTGTATCTTCTATGAACCTCTTTGACCTGGGGGGTCAGTACCTACGGGTGGGCAAAGCAGTGACTCCGCCCATGCCCCTACTGACCCCCACGACCCCTGGTGGTCTGCCGCCTGCTGCAGCTGTGGCCGCAGCGGCAGCCACTGCTAAGATAACGGCCCAGGCAAGTATGAATCCCTTCCAAAGGGATTTAATGGCCTTCCAG GAGGCTGTAGCCGGTGCATCAGTCCTGGGGGCGTTAGCCGCGCCCCAACTTCTCAGTCAGCAAATGGGAATACCTCAGGCTGTTATGGCTGCTCAGGCACCAGGGGTCATCACAGGTGTGTACCAAGACACGA GTGTGACTCCAGTGCGTCCTCCCATACCAGTGCTTCCCCAGGTTGGTCTTGTGAACCCGGTGCTTGCATCACCGCCAGTTCTGTCTAATCAAGCTGGTGGTTCCAACCagcaagagaggaaagaagagaaagaggagatgcTGCAGGATGGTACGGGGCAGGAGATGCTGAGTGACCAAGAACACATGAGCATCTCTGGCAGCAGTGCCAGACATATGGTGATGCAGAAACTGCTTAGAAAATCCGAG TCCACGGTGATGGTGCTTCGGAATATGGTCGGACCTGAGGACATTGACGACGACCTGGAGGGTGAGGTCACAGAAGAGTGTGGGAAGTTTGGCGCCGTCAACAGAGTCATCATATACCAGGAAAagcaaggagaagaagaggatgcAGATATCATTGTCAAAATCTTTGTAGAGTTTTCCATGGCCTCAGAGATGAACAAAGCCATCCAGGCCCTCAATGACCGCTGGTTCGGAGGTCGCAAAGTTGTTGCAGAAGTGTATGACCAAGACCGTTTCAACAGCAGTGACCTCTCTGCATAA
- the puf60b gene encoding poly(U)-binding-splicing factor PUF60 isoform X5, protein MENGQGTGSKLGLPPLTPEQQEALQRAKKYAMEQSIKSVLVKQTIAHQQQQLTNLQMAAVTMGFGDPLSPLQSCLSCVDFPGWQVAAQRQRALAIMCRVYVGSIYYELGEDTIRQAFAPFGPIKSIDMSWDSVTMKHKGFAFVEYDVPEAAQLALEQMNSVMLGGRNIKVGRPSNIGQAQPIIDQLAEEARAFNRIYVASVHPDLSDDDIKSVFEAFGRIKSCTLARDPTTGRHRGFGFIEYEKPQSALDAVSSMNLFDLGGQYLRVGKAVTPPMPLLTPTTPGGLPPAAAVAAAAATAKITAQASMNPFQRDLMAFQEAVAGASVLGALAAPQLLSQQMGIPQAVMAAQAPGVITGVYQDTSVTPVRPPIPVLPQVGLVNPVLASPPVLSNQAGGSNQQERKEEKEEMLQDGTGQEMLSDQEHMSISGSSARHMVMQKLLRKSESTVMVLRNMVGPEDIDDDLEGEVTEECGKFGAVNRVIIYQEKQGEEEDADIIVKIFVEFSMASEMNKAIQALNDRWFGGRKVVAEVYDQDRFNSSDLSA, encoded by the exons ATGGAGAATGGACAGGGCACAGGCTCCAAGCTTGGCCTGCCGCCTCTCACCCCAGAGCAGCAGGAGGCGCTTCAGAGG GCAAAGAAGTATGCCATGGAACAAAGCATTAAGAGTGTGTTGGTGAAGCAGACCATCGCCcatcagcagcaacagctcACCAACCTGCAG ATGGCAGCAGTGACGATGGGCTTTGGAGATCCTCTCTCACCTTTACAATCG TGTTTGTCGTGTGTTGATTTCCCCGGTTGGCAGGTGGCAGCTCAGCGGCAACGTGCCCTAGCCATCATGTGTCGAGTGTATGTGGGCTCGATATACTATGAACTTGGTGAGGACACCATCAGACAGGCCTTTGCTCCCTTTGGCCCAATCAAGAGCATTGACATGTCTTGGGATTCTGTTACAATGAAACACAAG GGGTTTGCCTTTGTGGAGTATGATGTGCCAGAGGCTGCTCAGCTGGCTCTGGAGCAGATGAACTCAGTCATGCTGGGGGGTCGAAACATTAAG GTTGGGCGGCCAAGTAACATCGGTCAGGCGCAACCCATCATTGACCAGCTGGCAGAGGAGGCGCGCGCCTTTAATCGGATCTACGTGGCGTCCGTCCACCCTGACCTGTCAGACGATGACATCAAGAGTGTGTTTGAAGCCTTCGGAAGGATCAAGTCTTGCACGTTAGCCAGAGACCCCACCACAGGGCGACACAGAGGCTTTGGCTTCATTG AATATGAAAAGCCTCAGTCAGCCCTCGACGCTGTATCTTCTATGAACCTCTTTGACCTGGGGGGTCAGTACCTACGGGTGGGCAAAGCAGTGACTCCGCCCATGCCCCTACTGACCCCCACGACCCCTGGTGGTCTGCCGCCTGCTGCAGCTGTGGCCGCAGCGGCAGCCACTGCTAAGATAACGGCCCAGGCAAGTATGAATCCCTTCCAAAGGGATTTAATGGCCTTCCAG GAGGCTGTAGCCGGTGCATCAGTCCTGGGGGCGTTAGCCGCGCCCCAACTTCTCAGTCAGCAAATGGGAATACCTCAGGCTGTTATGGCTGCTCAGGCACCAGGGGTCATCACAGGTGTGTACCAAGACACGA GTGTGACTCCAGTGCGTCCTCCCATACCAGTGCTTCCCCAGGTTGGTCTTGTGAACCCGGTGCTTGCATCACCGCCAGTTCTGTCTAATCAAGCTGGTGGTTCCAACCagcaagagaggaaagaagagaaagaggagatgcTGCAGGATGGTACGGGGCAGGAGATGCTGAGTGACCAAGAACACATGAGCATCTCTGGCAGCAGTGCCAGACATATGGTGATGCAGAAACTGCTTAGAAAATCCGAG TCCACGGTGATGGTGCTTCGGAATATGGTCGGACCTGAGGACATTGACGACGACCTGGAGGGTGAGGTCACAGAAGAGTGTGGGAAGTTTGGCGCCGTCAACAGAGTCATCATATACCAGGAAAagcaaggagaagaagaggatgcAGATATCATTGTCAAAATCTTTGTAGAGTTTTCCATGGCCTCAGAGATGAACAAAGCCATCCAGGCCCTCAATGACCGCTGGTTCGGAGGTCGCAAAGTTGTTGCAGAAGTGTATGACCAAGACCGTTTCAACAGCAGTGACCTCTCTGCATAA